A portion of the Pseudomonas sp. GR 6-02 genome contains these proteins:
- a CDS encoding YeeE/YedE family protein, producing MVFDSLHFTPWSALTGGALIGLAASVMVVANGRVAGISGLLGSLLERNDSGRGEKALFLLGLLAAPLVWTLFHVWPTIEFKTGTVGLIIAGLCVGIGTRYGSGCTSGHGVCGISRLSPRSIAATLSFMFTGFVTVFVLRHLLGY from the coding sequence ATGGTGTTTGATTCTCTTCACTTCACCCCCTGGTCTGCCCTCACGGGAGGAGCGCTGATTGGCCTCGCCGCGAGCGTAATGGTGGTGGCCAACGGGCGAGTTGCCGGGATCAGCGGGCTGTTGGGCAGCCTGCTTGAGCGTAATGATTCAGGACGAGGTGAAAAAGCCCTGTTCCTGCTCGGACTGTTGGCGGCACCGTTGGTCTGGACGCTGTTTCATGTGTGGCCGACCATCGAATTCAAAACCGGTACGGTGGGGCTGATCATCGCTGGATTGTGCGTCGGCATCGGCACTCGTTATGGCTCCGGCTGCACCAGTGGTCACGGCGTGTGCGGTATCTCGCGCCTGTCACCGCGCTCCATTGCCGCGACATTGAGCTTCATGTTCACAGGCTTCGTGACGGTGTTCGTCCTGCGCCATCTGCTGGGGTATTGA
- a CDS encoding SDR family oxidoreductase, translated as MSKTQLFDLDGKIAFVSGASRGIGEAIAKLLAQQGAHVIVSSRKLDGCQHVADAIIAAGGKATAIACHIGEMEQITQVFAAIREQFGRLDILVNNAATNPQFCNVLDTDLSAFQKTVDVNIRGYFFMSVEAGKLMREHGGGSIINVASINGISPGIFQGIYSVTKAAVINMTKVFAKECAQFGIRCNALLPGLTDTKFASALVKNDAILKTALQQIPLKRVADPSEMAGAVLYLASDASSYTTGVSLNVDGGFLS; from the coding sequence ATGTCCAAGACTCAGTTGTTCGACCTCGACGGCAAGATCGCTTTCGTCTCAGGTGCCAGTCGCGGCATCGGTGAAGCCATCGCCAAACTGCTGGCGCAGCAAGGTGCCCACGTGATCGTTTCGAGCCGCAAGCTCGACGGCTGCCAGCACGTCGCCGACGCGATCATCGCCGCCGGCGGCAAGGCCACCGCCATTGCCTGCCACATCGGTGAGATGGAACAGATCACCCAGGTCTTCGCCGCCATCCGCGAACAATTCGGGCGCCTGGACATCCTGGTCAACAACGCCGCGACCAACCCGCAGTTCTGCAACGTGCTGGACACCGACCTCAGCGCCTTCCAGAAAACCGTCGACGTGAACATTCGCGGCTACTTCTTCATGTCGGTGGAAGCCGGCAAGCTGATGCGCGAACACGGTGGCGGCAGCATCATCAACGTCGCCTCGATCAACGGCATCTCGCCGGGGATCTTCCAGGGCATCTACTCGGTGACCAAGGCAGCGGTGATCAACATGACCAAGGTGTTCGCCAAGGAATGCGCGCAGTTCGGCATTCGCTGCAACGCCCTGCTGCCGGGTCTGACGGATACCAAGTTTGCATCGGCGCTGGTGAAGAACGATGCGATTCTGAAAACCGCGCTGCAGCAGATTCCACTCAAGCGCGTGGCAGATCCGAGTGAAATGGCCGGTGCGGTGTTGTACCTGGCGAGTGATGCTTCCAGCTATACGACCGGGGTTTCGCTGAATGTGGATGGCGGGTTTCTGTCCTGA
- the tssI gene encoding type VI secretion system Vgr family protein, producing MPRSVDATTSLSLTAASLSALYPESLSGEEALNQLGSQILNGLNDGSSLTLTTAVATHVTATLHNDALTRPLDALVAEIRQLPADATAERYQLVLRPWLWWLTLASNNRVFQNLSTSDIVTTIFKAHAFTDFKLSLTGSYTPREYCVQYGETDFAFVSRLLEEEGIFWFFTHEDGKHTLVLGDSNDAFVPIPNGPKVSYLGQQLGERELHGIRSGQVCVQAVAGVYRSTDYEFTTPTTSLYGQAEAVAGPRSMYEHPGGYNAKARGDALTKQRVDGLRSQEKRFVGESDCRWLVPGHWFTLAGHDDSTLNIDWVVTAVTHDASHDSYRNRFEAIPKATPYRPERITPKPRMHPQTAIVVGKSGEEIWTDEYGRIKLQFPWDRDGKNDETSSCWVRVVLPWSGKGFGMQFVPRIGQEVIVTFIDGDPDRPLVTGCVYNGDNALPYALPANQTQSGIKTQSSKGGGGFNELRFEDKKDAEEVFLQAQKDLKINVLNDTTATVGHDETLTVQNARTRTVKDGDETVTLEKGKRSVTIQTGSDTLDVKDSRTVTVGADQTHSTGGNYTHKVTGDYSLTVDGNLTIKVTGTLTLQSGGSFAIKSGADLAAEASTSISQKAGTSMSNQAGTSLENKAGTTMTNDAGISLTNKGAASQTVDGGGMLTIKGGLVQVN from the coding sequence ATGCCCCGCTCCGTCGATGCCACCACCAGCCTTTCCCTCACCGCCGCCTCGCTGTCGGCGCTTTACCCTGAATCCCTTTCCGGCGAAGAGGCCCTCAACCAGCTCGGCTCGCAAATTCTCAACGGCCTCAACGACGGCTCCTCGCTCACCCTGACCACCGCCGTCGCCACCCACGTCACCGCCACCCTGCACAACGACGCCCTCACCCGCCCGCTGGACGCGCTGGTCGCCGAAATCCGACAACTCCCCGCCGACGCCACCGCCGAGCGCTATCAGCTTGTACTACGGCCATGGCTCTGGTGGCTGACCCTTGCCAGCAACAACCGCGTGTTCCAGAACCTCAGCACCTCGGACATCGTCACCACGATTTTCAAGGCCCACGCCTTCACCGACTTCAAGCTCTCACTCACCGGCAGTTACACCCCGCGCGAATACTGCGTGCAGTACGGCGAAACCGATTTCGCGTTCGTCTCGCGGTTGCTGGAGGAAGAAGGGATTTTCTGGTTTTTCACCCACGAGGACGGCAAGCACACGCTGGTGCTGGGCGACAGCAACGACGCGTTCGTACCGATCCCCAACGGGCCGAAGGTCAGCTATCTCGGCCAGCAGTTGGGCGAGCGTGAATTGCATGGCATTCGCTCCGGGCAGGTCTGCGTTCAGGCCGTGGCTGGTGTGTATCGGTCGACGGATTATGAATTCACCACCCCGACCACATCGCTGTACGGCCAAGCCGAAGCGGTGGCCGGGCCGCGTTCGATGTATGAGCATCCGGGCGGCTACAACGCCAAGGCGCGCGGCGATGCATTGACCAAGCAGCGGGTCGACGGCTTGCGCAGTCAGGAGAAACGCTTTGTCGGTGAAAGCGACTGCCGCTGGCTGGTGCCGGGGCACTGGTTCACCCTCGCCGGGCACGATGATTCAACATTGAACATCGATTGGGTGGTGACGGCGGTGACACATGACGCCAGTCACGACAGCTATCGCAATCGCTTCGAGGCAATCCCCAAGGCCACGCCGTACCGCCCGGAACGCATCACCCCCAAACCGCGCATGCACCCGCAAACGGCAATTGTCGTCGGCAAGTCGGGCGAAGAAATCTGGACCGACGAATACGGCCGGATCAAGTTGCAGTTCCCTTGGGACCGCGACGGCAAGAACGACGAAACCAGTTCCTGTTGGGTGCGAGTTGTATTGCCCTGGAGCGGCAAGGGCTTCGGCATGCAGTTCGTGCCGCGCATCGGCCAGGAAGTGATCGTGACCTTTATCGATGGCGATCCGGATCGACCGCTGGTAACCGGCTGCGTCTACAACGGTGACAACGCGCTGCCCTATGCGCTGCCGGCGAATCAGACCCAGTCGGGAATCAAGACCCAATCGTCCAAGGGCGGCGGCGGTTTCAACGAGTTGCGCTTCGAGGACAAGAAAGACGCCGAAGAGGTGTTTTTGCAGGCGCAGAAAGACCTGAAGATCAACGTGCTCAACGACACCACCGCCACGGTCGGCCACGATGAAACCCTGACCGTGCAGAACGCTCGCACGCGCACGGTGAAGGACGGCGACGAGACCGTGACCCTGGAGAAAGGCAAACGCAGCGTGACCATCCAGACCGGCAGCGACACGCTCGATGTGAAGGACAGCCGCACGGTGACCGTGGGCGCTGACCAGACCCACAGTACCGGCGGCAATTACACGCACAAGGTCACCGGAGATTACAGCCTGACGGTGGACGGCAACCTGACCATCAAAGTGACCGGCACCCTGACCCTGCAAAGCGGAGGCAGTTTCGCGATCAAGAGCGGCGCCGATCTGGCGGCCGAGGCCAGTACTTCGATCAGCCAGAAGGCCGGGACCTCTATGAGCAATCAGGCTGGTACCTCATTGGAGAACAAGGCCGGCACGACGATGACCAACGATGCCGGGATCAGCCTGACCAACAAGGGTGCCGCTTCGCAGACCGTGGATGGCGGCGGCATGCTGACCATCAAGGGGGGTCTGGTGCAGGTCAACTGA
- a CDS encoding Gfo/Idh/MocA family protein translates to MRELGIGLIGTGFMGRAHALAFRNVSAVFELPLKLKLAALADADPQRARHCADAWGFDAAHNDWQQLIDDPKVNLIAITTPNHLHYPMAMAAIAAGKPVYCEKPLAVSLEQASTMRLAAKAAGVVTRVGYNYQHNPIIGLARDLIQNGALGQIISFQGEFSEDFMADPVSPWSWRCDANYAGGALADLGSHLLAMARHLLGDVEAVCADTQTVHAQRPLTAGGQERREVAVDDQVHALLRFANGARGTFSSSWLKHGYKNHLSFEISGTQGTLAFDQERLNELRLYRAGQGGFQRLLAGPDLPGYAAFSPAPGHQLGYNELKTLEVHELVMALAGLGQDGTDFEQAWEVERLATAIRLAARESRWVRIEEV, encoded by the coding sequence ATGCGCGAACTCGGTATCGGACTCATCGGCACAGGTTTCATGGGCCGCGCCCACGCCCTGGCCTTTCGCAATGTCAGCGCTGTTTTTGAATTGCCGCTGAAGCTCAAACTCGCCGCCCTTGCCGACGCCGACCCGCAGCGCGCCCGCCACTGCGCCGATGCCTGGGGCTTCGATGCTGCTCACAACGACTGGCAACAGCTGATCGATGACCCCAAGGTCAACCTGATCGCCATCACCACCCCCAATCATCTGCACTACCCCATGGCCATGGCTGCCATCGCCGCCGGTAAACCGGTGTATTGCGAAAAGCCGCTGGCGGTGAGCCTCGAGCAGGCCAGTACCATGCGCCTTGCAGCCAAAGCCGCAGGCGTGGTGACGCGGGTGGGTTACAACTATCAGCACAACCCGATCATCGGCCTGGCTCGGGATTTGATTCAAAACGGCGCGCTGGGGCAGATCATCAGTTTCCAGGGCGAGTTCAGCGAAGACTTCATGGCCGATCCCGTTTCACCCTGGTCCTGGCGCTGCGACGCAAATTACGCCGGCGGCGCCCTGGCGGACCTGGGCAGTCATTTGCTGGCCATGGCCCGTCATCTGCTGGGCGACGTCGAGGCGGTGTGCGCGGATACCCAGACTGTACATGCGCAACGCCCCTTGACGGCGGGTGGTCAGGAGCGACGCGAGGTCGCGGTCGACGATCAGGTCCACGCGTTGCTGCGGTTCGCCAATGGCGCGCGAGGGACGTTCAGCAGCAGCTGGCTCAAACACGGTTACAAGAATCACCTGAGTTTTGAAATCAGCGGCACCCAAGGCACCCTGGCGTTCGATCAGGAACGCTTGAATGAACTGCGGCTGTATCGTGCCGGGCAAGGCGGCTTCCAACGGCTGCTGGCAGGCCCGGATTTGCCGGGTTATGCCGCCTTCAGCCCGGCGCCGGGGCACCAGTTGGGTTACAACGAACTCAAGACCCTTGAAGTGCATGAGTTGGTGATGGCGTTGGCCGGCCTCGGCCAGGATGGCACGGATTTCGAGCAGGCGTGGGAAGTCGAACGCCTGGCGACGGCGATTCGTCTGGCGGCACGGGAGTCGCGCTGGGTCAGGATCGAGGAAGTCTGA
- a CDS encoding phosphotransferase family protein produces the protein MALTDQSTRIRSGEELDASLIDPYLKAHIPGLSGLPVISQFPGGASNLTYLLEYPEQEFVLRRPPFGHKAKSAHDMGREFRILNQLRDGFPYCPKAYVHCTDDSVIGAEFYVMERVKGIILRAELPPELGLDSAKTETLCKSFIDKFVELHRVDYKAYGLGDLGKPEGYVARQIKGWSERYEKALTPDAPKWEAVKAWLNDKMPADHPTSSIVHNDYRFDNVILDPNNPMQIIGVLDWELTTLGDPLMDLGNTLAYWIEADDPAPVQLMRRQPSHAPGMLTRREFVDYYAERSGIQIDNFDFYYTYGLFRLAGIVQQIYYRFFHGQTQDKRFAQFIHMNKLLEQMSLQVIQKSSL, from the coding sequence ATGGCGCTTACTGACCAGTCCACCCGTATCCGCTCTGGCGAAGAACTCGATGCCAGCCTGATCGATCCATACCTCAAGGCGCACATTCCGGGTCTGAGTGGTTTGCCTGTGATCAGCCAGTTTCCGGGCGGTGCGTCGAACCTGACTTACCTGCTGGAATACCCCGAACAGGAATTCGTCCTGCGTCGGCCGCCGTTCGGCCACAAAGCCAAGTCCGCCCACGACATGGGCCGTGAATTTCGCATCCTCAATCAGCTGCGGGACGGTTTTCCCTATTGCCCCAAAGCCTACGTGCACTGCACTGACGATTCGGTGATCGGCGCCGAGTTCTATGTGATGGAACGGGTCAAGGGCATCATCCTGCGCGCCGAACTGCCACCGGAACTGGGTCTTGATTCAGCGAAGACCGAAACCCTGTGCAAGAGCTTCATCGACAAGTTCGTCGAACTGCACCGGGTCGACTACAAGGCTTATGGCCTGGGTGATCTCGGTAAACCCGAAGGTTATGTCGCGCGGCAAATCAAAGGCTGGAGCGAGCGCTACGAGAAGGCCCTGACCCCGGACGCGCCGAAGTGGGAAGCGGTAAAGGCCTGGCTCAACGACAAAATGCCAGCCGATCACCCGACGTCGAGCATCGTCCACAACGATTACCGCTTCGACAACGTGATCCTCGACCCGAACAACCCGATGCAGATCATCGGCGTGCTGGATTGGGAGCTGACCACCCTCGGTGACCCGCTGATGGACCTGGGCAACACCCTCGCCTACTGGATCGAAGCCGACGACCCGGCACCGGTGCAACTGATGCGCCGCCAGCCAAGCCACGCCCCCGGCATGCTCACCCGCCGCGAATTCGTCGATTACTACGCCGAGCGCTCAGGCATCCAGATCGACAATTTCGACTTCTACTACACCTACGGCCTGTTCCGTCTGGCCGGCATCGTGCAGCAGATCTACTACCGCTTCTTCCATGGTCAGACCCAGGACAAACGCTTCGCACAGTTCATTCACATGAACAAACTGCTGGAGCAGATGAGCTTGCAGGTCATTCAGAAATCCAGCCTCTGA
- a CDS encoding DUF1652 domain-containing protein produces MSYLVQLRMRLERSFLPLACECALAGDNSLTVKLYHPATGQVDLVVSGLNVATLRTPEAVAALIEELRYELESSGLNRSSAL; encoded by the coding sequence ATGAGTTACCTGGTGCAATTGCGTATGCGGTTGGAGCGGAGCTTTTTGCCGTTGGCCTGTGAGTGTGCGCTTGCCGGGGATAATTCGTTGACGGTGAAGCTTTACCATCCGGCGACAGGGCAGGTGGATCTGGTGGTCAGCGGGTTGAACGTGGCGACGCTCCGGACGCCGGAGGCAGTGGCGGCGTTGATTGAAGAGCTGCGCTATGAGCTTGAAAGCAGTGGTTTGAATCGATCCTCCGCTCTTTAG
- a CDS encoding DUF4280 domain-containing protein has protein sequence MGCPQVCATATLQCSFGAAPAVLNVLPVNRTMTGGMPAANIMDHIPLVNVMPFGTCMSMANPMVAAATAAALGVLTPMPCIPATATPWIPGGAPTLLLGGMPAIDANSTLMCNWAGVIKIVMPGQMQMLIP, from the coding sequence ATGGGCTGTCCGCAAGTTTGCGCCACCGCGACCCTGCAATGCAGTTTCGGCGCGGCGCCGGCGGTACTCAACGTGCTGCCAGTGAACCGCACAATGACCGGGGGCATGCCGGCGGCGAACATCATGGACCACATTCCGTTGGTGAACGTCATGCCGTTCGGCACGTGCATGAGCATGGCCAACCCGATGGTCGCGGCCGCCACCGCCGCGGCGCTTGGCGTGCTGACGCCGATGCCGTGCATCCCGGCCACCGCCACCCCGTGGATCCCCGGCGGCGCGCCGACCCTACTGCTGGGCGGCATGCCGGCCATCGATGCCAACAGCACCTTGATGTGCAACTGGGCCGGAGTGATCAAAATCGTGATGCCGGGGCAAATGCAGATGCTGATTCCCTGA
- a CDS encoding toxin-antitoxin system YwqK family antitoxin, which yields MAITPLDLQQNDKQLKGRLLDGQLDGALHIKDDGRAQADLHYNRGELQGTTLLYHPNGKVSAQLPFVHDKLQGVASFYAPEGSLQRKATYHRGLLHGEAFNYFPDGQLAEVEFYRDGVRDGRYQRFHPNGKPAVEARYLNGQLLEPEQGFASDGRPLDADGKPISRVRWWFRRWSDPAQA from the coding sequence ATGGCCATCACGCCGCTGGATTTGCAACAGAACGATAAACAGCTCAAAGGGCGCCTGCTCGATGGCCAGCTCGACGGTGCGCTGCACATCAAGGATGACGGGCGCGCGCAGGCTGATTTGCACTACAACCGGGGCGAGCTGCAAGGCACCACCCTGCTCTACCACCCCAATGGCAAGGTCTCGGCGCAGCTGCCATTTGTCCATGACAAGCTGCAGGGGGTTGCCAGTTTCTATGCCCCCGAAGGCAGTCTGCAGCGCAAGGCGACTTACCACCGGGGGCTGTTGCATGGCGAGGCGTTCAATTACTTTCCCGATGGGCAACTGGCGGAGGTCGAGTTTTACCGCGACGGTGTACGCGACGGGCGCTATCAACGCTTTCATCCCAACGGCAAGCCGGCCGTCGAGGCTCGGTATCTCAACGGTCAATTGCTGGAACCGGAACAGGGCTTCGCCAGCGACGGACGACCATTGGACGCCGACGGCAAGCCGATCTCACGAGTGCGCTGGTGGTTCAGGCGCTGGAGCGATCCTGCTCAAGCCTAA
- a CDS encoding Zn-dependent hydrolase — MNAAVDVLQSTHQHINRDRLWQSLMDLAKLGATVKGGVCRLALTDLDRQARDIFVKWCEEAGCTVSIDAVGNIFARRPGRNPNLPPVMTGSHIDTQPTGGKFDGCFGVLAGVEVLRTLNDLGVETEAPLEVVVWTNEEGSRFAPCMMGSGVFAEKFTLEETLAKVDAEGVTVGEALNAIGYAGPRQVSGHAVGAYFEAHIEQGPILEDEHKTIGVVMGALGQKWFDLKLRGVEAHAGPTPMHLRKDALVGAAVIVGAVNRAALGHQPHACGTVGCLQAYPGSRNVIPGEVRMTLDFRHLEPARLDSMIAEVREVIETTCEQHGLTFELTPTADFPPLYFDKGCVEAVRGAAQGLGLSYMDIVSGAGHDAIFLAELGPAGMIFVPCEGGISHNEIENAAPDDLAAGCAVLLRAMLAASQAIASGKQAA, encoded by the coding sequence ATGAACGCTGCTGTAGACGTTCTGCAATCCACCCATCAGCACATCAATCGCGACCGTCTGTGGCAGTCGCTCATGGACCTGGCCAAGCTCGGCGCGACGGTCAAGGGCGGTGTCTGCCGGCTGGCCCTGACTGACCTCGACCGCCAGGCGCGCGATATCTTCGTGAAGTGGTGCGAGGAGGCCGGTTGCACCGTCAGCATCGACGCTGTCGGCAACATCTTCGCCCGTCGTCCGGGGCGCAATCCGAACCTGCCACCGGTAATGACCGGCAGCCACATCGACACTCAGCCCACCGGCGGCAAGTTCGACGGTTGCTTCGGCGTGCTGGCCGGGGTCGAAGTCTTACGTACCCTCAACGACCTCGGCGTGGAAACCGAAGCGCCGCTGGAAGTGGTGGTCTGGACCAACGAGGAAGGCTCACGCTTCGCCCCGTGCATGATGGGCTCCGGCGTGTTCGCGGAAAAATTCACCCTCGAGGAAACCCTGGCCAAGGTCGATGCCGAGGGCGTGACTGTCGGCGAAGCCTTGAACGCCATCGGTTACGCCGGGCCGCGCCAGGTCAGTGGTCATGCCGTGGGAGCGTACTTCGAGGCGCACATCGAGCAAGGGCCGATTCTTGAGGACGAACACAAAACCATCGGCGTGGTGATGGGCGCGCTGGGGCAGAAATGGTTCGACTTGAAACTGCGCGGCGTCGAAGCCCACGCCGGTCCGACGCCAATGCACCTGCGCAAGGACGCGCTGGTCGGCGCCGCGGTGATCGTCGGCGCAGTCAATCGCGCAGCCCTCGGTCATCAACCCCACGCCTGCGGCACCGTCGGCTGCCTGCAAGCCTATCCCGGCTCGCGCAACGTGATTCCCGGCGAAGTGCGCATGACCCTGGACTTCCGTCATCTGGAACCGGCGCGACTCGACTCAATGATCGCCGAAGTCCGCGAGGTCATCGAAACCACCTGCGAGCAACACGGCCTGACCTTCGAACTGACACCCACCGCCGACTTCCCGCCGCTGTATTTCGACAAGGGCTGCGTCGAAGCGGTACGCGGTGCGGCTCAAGGGCTCGGTCTGTCGTACATGGACATCGTCAGTGGAGCAGGGCACGACGCAATCTTCCTCGCCGAACTCGGCCCGGCCGGGATGATCTTCGTGCCTTGTGAAGGTGGCATCAGCCACAACGAAATCGAAAACGCCGCGCCGGATGATCTGGCCGCCGGGTGCGCCGTGTTGTTGCGGGCGATGCTGGCGGCGTCGCAGGCGATTGCCAGTGGTAAGCAGGCGGCTTGA
- a CDS encoding helix-turn-helix transcriptional regulator: MSQDVLSTETNRRQLQQIIAGLSDGVILLELDQTILWANDAALAMHGVSEIGELGANAGEYAKRFALRYRNNHPVAIENYPISRVAHGETFSDVMVEVTQLENEERTWVHSVRSMVLADRAGEPESLVLIMNDVTDWASAEQRFEKTFNANPAPAVICRLSDLRYIKVNQGFVDMTGYARDQVIGASTYELDVLERAENKDLAKQRLRDGATIPQMQAELQLADGGSKQVIVAGQPLELNDEACMLFSFVDMELRHKAEIALRQSEERFAKAFRLTPVPILVCRAADQVVMDVNEAFLESLAFPNDEVLGKTVAQLGFIDDAGARTRLFATLEKSGRVDRVDVRVRRKDAGLIDCAVSADTVNIQDGSCYLLVLMDITERKRTELELVSAIEEVMKDASWFSRTLIEKLANVKNVNSPQLPSVSFTDLTTRERDVLGLICEGLADKEIAARLKLAPNTVRNHVSTVYSKLDVHSRSEAIVWARERGLFSGVKRTKGQR; this comes from the coding sequence ATGAGCCAGGACGTCCTGAGCACTGAAACCAATCGCCGCCAGTTGCAGCAGATCATCGCCGGCCTGTCCGATGGGGTGATTCTGCTGGAGCTCGACCAGACCATTCTCTGGGCCAATGACGCCGCGCTGGCCATGCACGGTGTCAGCGAGATTGGCGAGTTGGGGGCCAATGCCGGGGAGTACGCCAAGCGTTTTGCCTTGCGTTATCGCAACAATCATCCGGTAGCGATCGAGAACTATCCGATCAGCCGCGTGGCCCATGGCGAGACGTTCAGCGATGTGATGGTGGAGGTGACGCAGCTGGAAAATGAAGAGCGCACCTGGGTTCACAGCGTGCGCAGCATGGTGCTGGCGGACCGTGCCGGTGAGCCGGAATCGTTGGTGCTGATCATGAACGACGTTACCGACTGGGCCAGCGCCGAGCAGCGCTTCGAGAAAACATTCAACGCCAACCCGGCCCCGGCCGTGATCTGCCGCCTCAGCGATTTGCGCTACATCAAGGTCAACCAGGGTTTCGTGGACATGACCGGCTATGCCCGGGATCAGGTGATCGGCGCTTCAACCTATGAACTGGATGTGCTGGAACGTGCCGAAAACAAGGATCTGGCCAAGCAGCGTCTGCGTGACGGCGCGACCATTCCGCAGATGCAGGCAGAACTGCAATTGGCCGACGGTGGCAGCAAGCAGGTGATCGTTGCCGGGCAACCGCTTGAGCTCAACGACGAAGCTTGCATGCTGTTTTCCTTCGTCGACATGGAGCTTCGGCACAAGGCCGAAATCGCCCTGCGCCAGAGCGAGGAACGGTTCGCCAAAGCGTTTCGCCTCACTCCGGTGCCGATCCTGGTGTGCCGCGCCGCGGACCAAGTAGTGATGGACGTCAACGAAGCCTTCCTGGAGTCCCTCGCATTTCCCAATGATGAAGTGCTCGGCAAGACCGTGGCGCAACTCGGCTTCATTGATGACGCGGGCGCTCGCACGCGACTGTTTGCGACCCTGGAGAAAAGCGGGCGCGTGGATCGTGTCGACGTCAGGGTGCGCAGGAAGGATGCCGGGCTGATTGATTGTGCGGTCTCGGCGGACACCGTGAACATTCAGGACGGCTCTTGCTATCTGCTGGTGTTGATGGACATCACCGAGCGCAAGCGCACCGAGTTGGAGTTGGTGTCGGCGATCGAAGAGGTGATGAAAGATGCGTCTTGGTTCAGCCGTACGCTGATCGAAAAACTCGCCAATGTGAAAAACGTCAATTCGCCGCAGTTGCCCAGTGTGTCGTTCACCGACCTGACCACCCGGGAGCGCGATGTGCTCGGCCTGATTTGTGAAGGCCTGGCCGACAAGGAGATCGCCGCGCGCCTGAAACTCGCGCCCAATACAGTGCGCAATCATGTGTCGACGGTGTACTCCAAGCTCGATGTGCATAGCCGTAGCGAGGCGATTGTCTGGGCTCGAGAACGAGGTCTGTTCTCCGGCGTGAAGCGGACCAAGGGGCAACGTTAA
- a CDS encoding DUF6691 family protein produces MRKLTAFLAGLLFGVGLLLAGMANPAKVLGFLDIAGLWDPSLALVMIGAIAVAWGPFHWAMKQPTSLLGAPMQLPVSRELDRRLIGGSLLFGIGWGIAGICPGPALVLLPTGHWQAWVFAIAMLAGMLMFKALQTRR; encoded by the coding sequence ATGCGCAAACTGACCGCTTTCCTCGCCGGCCTGCTGTTCGGCGTCGGCCTGTTGCTGGCCGGCATGGCGAATCCGGCCAAAGTGCTGGGTTTTCTGGACATTGCCGGCCTGTGGGATCCGTCACTGGCGCTGGTCATGATCGGCGCCATTGCCGTGGCTTGGGGGCCGTTTCACTGGGCCATGAAACAACCGACATCCTTGCTGGGTGCGCCTATGCAATTGCCGGTCAGCCGTGAGCTGGACCGACGCCTGATCGGTGGCAGCCTGCTCTTCGGCATCGGTTGGGGTATTGCCGGCATCTGCCCCGGCCCGGCACTGGTGTTGTTGCCGACGGGGCACTGGCAAGCCTGGGTGTTCGCCATCGCCATGCTGGCGGGGATGCTGATGTTCAAAGCGCTGCAAACCCGCCGTTGA